A portion of the Natronococcus sp. AD-5 genome contains these proteins:
- a CDS encoding sugar phosphate isomerase/epimerase family protein, producing MQYGLNQCGFPSENVEQTCAIVADAGYDGIEPNVEKDGPLTTDSGRREFRETVERFDLAVPALSTISHWEYPLSSADDELRETGLRIGRDMIDAAVALDASAVLIVPAAIDPGTRYEEAYRRAATSVRELARYADGRGVTVAIENVQNNFLPSPEGFLAFLEEVDRAGPVEAYFDIGNAFRSGLPSRWLRTLADRIAKIHVKDWLRDAHRPTYPPQGDVDWAHVADAFDAIGYDGWITAEVPPYPSFGERMPPQVLETVRFLFEEVAGGETR from the coding sequence ATGCAATACGGACTCAACCAGTGCGGATTTCCGAGCGAGAACGTCGAACAGACCTGTGCGATCGTCGCCGACGCCGGCTACGACGGCATCGAACCGAACGTCGAAAAAGACGGTCCGCTGACGACCGACAGCGGCCGACGAGAGTTCCGCGAGACGGTCGAGCGGTTCGATCTCGCCGTCCCCGCGCTCTCGACGATCAGCCACTGGGAGTACCCGCTGTCGAGCGCCGACGACGAGTTGCGTGAGACCGGCCTTCGAATCGGTCGCGACATGATCGACGCCGCAGTCGCACTCGACGCGAGTGCGGTTCTGATCGTTCCGGCCGCGATCGACCCCGGAACGCGCTACGAGGAGGCGTATCGGCGAGCCGCGACCTCCGTTCGGGAGCTCGCGCGCTACGCGGACGGGCGCGGCGTCACCGTCGCGATCGAGAACGTCCAGAACAATTTCCTTCCCTCGCCGGAGGGGTTCCTCGCGTTTCTCGAGGAGGTCGACCGGGCCGGGCCCGTCGAAGCGTACTTCGACATCGGGAACGCGTTTCGCTCGGGACTGCCGAGCCGGTGGCTGCGAACCCTGGCCGATCGAATCGCGAAGATCCACGTCAAAGACTGGCTCCGGGACGCGCATCGACCGACGTATCCGCCACAGGGCGACGTCGACTGGGCGCACGTCGCCGACGCGTTCGACGCCATCGGCTACGACGGCTGGATCACCGCCGAAGTGCCGCCGTACCCCTCGTTCGGCGAGCGAATGCCTCCGCAAGTGCTGGAGACCGTGCGATTTCTCTTCGAAGAGGTCGCCGGAGGTGAGACGCGGTGA
- a CDS encoding TrmB family transcriptional regulator: MDQETLHEGLMDAGLTQYEADAYLALLERGKAPAVRVAEDTEIPKSRVYDVLRDLEEEGYVETYEQDSLHVRARDPTDVLADLQQRAERLLRTADEIEERWEQPGIDDHKITIVKRFESVLDQFREIAGAADDQIQLAASPEQIEKVRPALRGAIERGVFVKLCVTTGPGDEHLVEEMEFADIATEVRHRHLPAPFTALLDRRWTCFSSQTRVNDRYGILVDDLTLTYVFHWYFQSALWVTWNLVYADSTDGSKREYANVRECICDIAPLVTDGIDIPVTVRGFDIRTGDDVALSGRIVDIISAGTPTRDDGSLTLTHLAGQATLVVESDGTEYGIGGRGATLEDVEATRIIIETTDVTDRTD; this comes from the coding sequence ATGGATCAGGAGACTCTCCACGAGGGGTTGATGGACGCCGGCCTGACGCAGTACGAAGCCGACGCCTATCTCGCGCTTCTCGAGCGGGGGAAGGCGCCGGCGGTGCGGGTCGCCGAAGACACCGAGATCCCGAAGTCGCGCGTCTACGACGTCCTCCGGGATCTCGAAGAAGAGGGGTACGTCGAGACTTACGAGCAGGACTCGCTCCACGTACGGGCGCGCGATCCGACGGACGTTCTCGCGGATCTCCAGCAGCGCGCCGAGCGACTGCTCCGGACCGCCGACGAGATCGAAGAGCGCTGGGAGCAACCCGGAATCGACGATCACAAGATCACGATCGTCAAGCGGTTCGAGTCGGTCCTCGATCAGTTCCGCGAGATCGCGGGCGCCGCGGACGATCAGATTCAGCTCGCCGCATCGCCCGAACAGATCGAAAAAGTTCGCCCCGCGCTACGAGGGGCGATCGAGCGCGGCGTGTTCGTCAAACTGTGCGTCACGACGGGTCCGGGCGACGAGCACCTCGTCGAGGAGATGGAATTCGCCGACATCGCGACGGAGGTTCGACATCGGCACCTTCCCGCCCCGTTTACTGCGCTACTCGACCGACGCTGGACGTGCTTTTCGTCGCAGACCCGCGTAAACGACCGCTACGGGATTCTCGTCGACGATCTGACCCTGACGTACGTCTTTCACTGGTACTTCCAGAGCGCACTCTGGGTGACCTGGAACCTCGTCTACGCGGACAGCACGGACGGGAGCAAACGCGAGTACGCCAACGTCCGGGAGTGTATCTGCGACATTGCGCCGCTCGTCACCGACGGCATCGATATCCCGGTAACGGTCCGCGGATTCGATATCCGGACCGGCGACGACGTCGCGCTTTCGGGACGAATCGTCGACATCATCTCCGCCGGAACGCCCACCAGGGACGACGGCTCGCTGACCCTCACACACCTCGCGGGCCAGGCGACGCTCGTGGTCGAATCCGACGGGACGGAGTACGGAATCGGCGGGCGCGGAGCGACGCTCGAGGACGTCGAGGCGACCAGAATTATCATCGAAACGACAGACGTAACCGACCGAACCGACTAA
- a CDS encoding ABC transporter substrate-binding protein: MARQSTDATRRTVLRSIGATAALTAAAGCVGGGGNGGAENRFWSTQVEEDRQQVINGLLDRFESEHDGDLELHAIEEDDVPSQISSAQASDRLPSIAELPLDPMQTLGGEGLLSTDAAEDVIGRIGEDEFFEGALDLTTAPNGDRFAVPMHGWVQGFWYRRDRFEELGLDEPTDWDSLLEAAEALHDPDNDEYGIVVGSDETAFARQCFTPFARSNDARVFNEDGEIVFDSDGMVEALEFYGSLSEYSPPGNNVWEDANNTFMNEQSHLIEYSSYIMGDVGDSDDVDAENVGFAPFLENERQSSFGAVIALNLLDTASEDEREVAADFAEFVMTDEEYIDWLHMAPGGMNPVLREASESEAYRDNEVLQEWDEETIENISGAFETMERFGYVDGEMFPEFSEITSRFLVAEAVRRVSDGDDAQTVAEEQAEQMRDVVN; encoded by the coding sequence ATGGCAAGACAGTCCACCGACGCTACCCGTCGTACCGTTCTCCGATCGATCGGGGCGACGGCAGCCCTCACCGCTGCTGCCGGCTGTGTAGGCGGTGGCGGCAACGGCGGCGCCGAAAACCGGTTTTGGTCGACGCAAGTCGAAGAGGACCGCCAACAGGTCATCAACGGCCTTCTGGATCGGTTCGAGAGCGAACACGACGGCGACCTGGAACTCCACGCGATCGAGGAGGACGACGTTCCGTCGCAGATTTCCTCCGCGCAGGCGTCCGATCGACTCCCGTCGATCGCCGAACTGCCGCTCGATCCGATGCAAACCCTCGGCGGCGAAGGCTTACTCTCGACGGACGCGGCCGAAGACGTCATCGGTCGCATCGGCGAAGACGAGTTCTTCGAGGGGGCACTGGATCTCACCACGGCGCCCAACGGCGATCGGTTCGCCGTGCCGATGCACGGGTGGGTACAGGGCTTCTGGTATCGCCGGGATCGCTTCGAGGAACTCGGCCTCGACGAGCCGACCGATTGGGACAGTCTCCTCGAGGCCGCGGAGGCGCTCCACGATCCGGACAACGACGAGTACGGGATCGTCGTCGGCTCCGACGAGACCGCGTTCGCGCGGCAGTGTTTCACGCCGTTCGCCCGATCGAACGACGCCCGCGTGTTTAACGAGGACGGCGAGATCGTGTTCGACAGCGACGGAATGGTCGAGGCGCTCGAGTTCTACGGGTCGCTCTCGGAGTACAGTCCGCCGGGCAACAACGTCTGGGAGGACGCGAATAACACGTTCATGAACGAGCAGAGCCACCTCATCGAGTACTCCTCGTACATCATGGGCGATGTCGGGGACAGCGACGACGTCGACGCCGAGAACGTCGGATTTGCACCGTTCCTCGAGAACGAGCGTCAGAGTTCGTTCGGAGCGGTCATCGCGCTCAATCTGCTCGACACCGCGAGCGAGGACGAACGCGAGGTCGCCGCGGATTTCGCCGAGTTCGTCATGACCGACGAGGAGTATATCGACTGGCTCCACATGGCGCCGGGCGGAATGAATCCGGTATTGCGCGAAGCCTCCGAGAGCGAGGCGTACCGGGACAACGAGGTCCTTCAAGAGTGGGACGAGGAGACGATCGAGAACATCTCCGGCGCGTTCGAAACCATGGAACGGTTCGGCTACGTCGACGGAGAGATGTTCCCCGAATTCAGCGAGATCACGAGCCGGTTCCTCGTCGCCGAGGCGGTCCGACGGGTCTCCGACGGAGACGACGCGCAGACCGTCGCGGAGGAACAGGCCGAACAGATGCGCGACGTGGTCAACTGA